Proteins encoded by one window of Persephonella sp.:
- a CDS encoding FliM/FliN family flagellar motor switch protein, which produces GGPAKPFKVEGREFTKLEMKVINDFINSALKTFEQVWDAFYPLMIEIRSIELNPSLARIVSPNEKVIIVECRIDIEGYEAPFFFCFPQSMFLPIKDIVYSQVAFAEDPVWKKNIEEKVKKINVKLEFELTKMKMKIKDIMSWEEGTEINLFVSPDQEFRLFVEDKHKFFAKLGKINEKYAAMITKPVFEEEQ; this is translated from the coding sequence GGGGGACCTGCAAAACCTTTTAAAGTTGAGGGCAGAGAGTTTACAAAACTTGAGATGAAAGTAATAAATGATTTCATTAACTCTGCTTTAAAAACATTTGAGCAGGTGTGGGACGCATTTTATCCGTTGATGATAGAGATAAGATCCATTGAGCTTAACCCCAGCCTTGCCAGAATAGTTTCACCAAATGAGAAGGTAATCATAGTTGAATGTAGAATAGATATAGAAGGGTATGAAGCTCCCTTTTTCTTCTGTTTTCCACAGAGTATGTTTCTACCGATAAAAGATATAGTTTATTCTCAAGTTGCTTTTGCAGAGGATCCTGTCTGGAAAAAAAATATTGAGGAAAAGGTGAAAAAGATCAATGTTAAGCTTGAGTTTGAGCTGACGAAAATGAAAATGAAGATAAAAGATATAATGTCATGGGAAGAAGGAACAGAGATTAACCTTTTTGTGTCTCCGGATCAGGAGTTCAGGCTGTTTGTTGAGGATAAGCATAAATTTTTTGCAAAACTGGGAAAAATAAATGAGAAATATGCAGCGATGATCACAAAACCTGTTTTTGAAGAGGAGCAGTAA
- the fliN gene encoding flagellar motor switch protein FliN, whose product MSEEEKKEDQANEEVDQEKLAQEWAKMAEAQSAEQSEEQSEEVDQEKLAEEWAKMAQESETQEEEKSEEVDQEKLAQEWAQMAQEEKKEETQQAVEHSSTELIEKEKLDLLMDIPLEISVEIGSTTMPLEEVLKLNPNSIVELDRYINQPVDVKVNGKLIAKGELYTVENHFGIKITSIVTVQERMKLLTSEEQ is encoded by the coding sequence ATGTCAGAAGAAGAAAAAAAGGAAGATCAGGCTAACGAAGAGGTTGATCAGGAAAAGCTTGCTCAGGAATGGGCTAAAATGGCAGAAGCACAATCTGCTGAACAATCTGAAGAACAGTCTGAAGAAGTAGATCAGGAAAAATTAGCCGAAGAATGGGCAAAAATGGCTCAGGAATCGGAAACACAAGAAGAAGAAAAGAGCGAAGAGGTTGATCAGGAAAAACTTGCTCAGGAATGGGCACAGATGGCACAGGAAGAAAAAAAGGAAGAAACCCAACAGGCTGTTGAACATTCCTCCACAGAACTGATAGAGAAAGAAAAACTAGACCTTCTTATGGATATTCCCCTTGAGATATCTGTTGAGATAGGAAGCACTACTATGCCCCTTGAAGAAGTTCTCAAGCTTAATCCTAACAGCATTGTTGAGCTTGACAGATACATAAACCAGCCTGTTGATGTGAAGGTAAACGGAAAACTGATAGCAAAAGGAGAGCTGTATACTGTTGAAAATCATTTCGGTATAAAGATCACAAGTATTGTAACTGTGCAAGAGAGAATGAAACTTCTTACATCAGAGGAACAATAA
- a CDS encoding flagellar hook-basal body protein, with amino-acid sequence MALNFQPIYVLASGGERALESLNVVTNNLANVNTPGFKKLLLREMSQYIPENKGDSSHLFVFPRFNDTPVITTQGNLIKTDAPFDLAIFGQGFFGVQTPNGIKYTRNGHFLRDGEGFLVDSNGNYLLNEQGKRIQITDTKSKITFLEDGSIYAGNQLVGKLMIRNFTVVRPDSESYYVPDQQKNAQEIPPQFSIKQGYLEQSNVNGIEAMIELINAQRRFEIYGNLMRSLDQMEQKSNEIGRA; translated from the coding sequence ATGGCTCTCAACTTTCAGCCTATATATGTTCTTGCTTCTGGTGGAGAGAGGGCTCTTGAGAGCTTAAATGTGGTTACAAACAACCTTGCAAATGTAAACACACCGGGATTTAAAAAACTGCTTCTCAGGGAAATGAGCCAGTATATTCCTGAAAACAAAGGAGATTCGTCTCATCTTTTTGTATTTCCAAGATTTAATGACACTCCTGTGATAACCACACAGGGAAATCTTATAAAAACAGACGCCCCCTTTGATCTTGCAATATTTGGACAGGGTTTTTTTGGTGTTCAAACCCCAAACGGGATTAAATATACCAGAAATGGGCATTTTCTCAGAGATGGAGAAGGCTTTCTCGTTGATTCAAACGGTAACTACCTTCTAAATGAGCAGGGCAAGAGAATACAGATAACAGATACAAAATCAAAAATTACATTCCTTGAAGACGGAAGCATATACGCAGGTAACCAGTTGGTAGGAAAACTGATGATAAGAAATTTTACAGTTGTAAGACCTGATTCAGAAAGCTACTATGTGCCGGATCAGCAGAAAAATGCACAGGAAATCCCCCCTCAATTTTCAATCAAACAGGGGTATTTAGAGCAGTCAAATGTTAATGGAATTGAGGCTATGATAGAGCTGATCAATGCACAGAGAAGGTTTGAGATATACGGAAATCTTATGAGAAGTCTTGATCAGATGGAACAAAAAAGCAATGAGATAGGAAGAGCTTAA